CCATCCAGGTGGGCTGTTGGGAGACGGTGGGAGTGGCCCTCAGGGGCTCTGCAGGACTAAACTTCTCCAACAGCCAGCTTCTTGTCCCATCTTAGCAAAAGCGCAAAGGCGTGGAGGGGCTCATCGACATCGAGAACCCTAACCGGGTGGCACAGACAACCAAAAAGGTCACACAATTGGACCTGGATGGGCCCAAGGAACTTTCAAGGAGAGAACGGTAATCACTGCTGCTGGGCTTGGGACCTGGGCATGTGGGCCAGGGGCTGGCCTGCGGGCCGGGGCAGAGTGAGGGCGTGGCTGAGGCGCTCAGATCCCCTGCCCTTGCCTCCTGGGCTCTGAGGTTCCCAGTGACTGGGTCGGGGCTCCAACTacagcatttatttttgtttcatcttattCCCCAAAGGCTCTATAAAAGCTTctccaaaaacacaaaacaaaaataatttttttctacccAGCAGGGAAAAATAGAACAACAGATTCGGACCTGAGCGTTGCACTTGAAGTAATGCCCAAGGATACGGACGGTTATTCTATAGTCCCTTCCTCCAGGGCACCCCGTTCCAGGGACACTTCCCTTCTCCGGCCTGATCTGACCATTGCTGGCCTGCATTCTTCTGGTGTCACTGCCATGGGGTGTGGGAGAAGGCAGCACAGTGCAGAGAGGTGTGCTGGCTGCCTGAGGGCTCCCCAAGTCCCAGGTGGAAATGGAGCTGCGGATAGCCTCCTCTGGGTTGTGTGAGGGTCTCAGTCCAGGACTGGAGTGCTCTGCTCACGGCCATTGCTTGACAAGTAGTGCCCTGACTCTGGATGGCCGCCGGCTGATACCAGGGGCCTTACAAGAGGTTGAAGTTCTCTAGGGAAAactgccctattttttttttccttcctgggcTGCTAGGATTTAAATCTGCCTTCCTGTGCTAACCCCATGATGGCTGAGGGATCTAGAAAACCCCACAGGGAAGGCTCATGAGCTCAGGGTGTGATTAGAGGCCGCTAAGGATTCTAGCCTTCTGGTAGTTTCCCTCTCAACAGTAAAAAGGGGATCCTGTTGTTACCCCTGCTTTTTGAGGTTGCAGAGTGAAAGCCATAAGGTCCAGCATCCTGCCTGGCACTTAGCCTTCACTGAGGGGGCTTTGCAGAGCCTTTGGGTAGCCTTGCTCATCATTCCGGATGCCTCCAGGGcatactgccccccccccccccccggggtttGGATCTCTCCTGCTTAGCTTAGAGGCTACTGGCTCTGCACCTACCTCCCAGGGTAGGATCTGCTGAGCTGAGAGGTATTCTAGTCTCATCTCTGTAGCACGTTTCTTATCCAGAGTCTCCTGACTTTTGGTGGCTGGCCTTCTCTCCTTCTGTCGGGCCTGTccccatgttttgtttcttattactCAGTGCTGTGTGCTGTGAAGGCCTCCGGGAGGCCAGGTCCTTCCCCCAGGCTCCTGCTAGCCAgggcttccctgccccctcctccagtACTTGGCTCTTCCAGGAACCTGGTATAAGTGGGACCATCCAATAGCGCAGTGAAAAGTGTGCCCACTCCAGTTCAAAATCTCAGGCCTGGGAGGAAGATCCTCCATCACCTCTTTCTCTATCTAGTGGGTTGGTGACTGACTGACACCTTTGTCCTGTGGGAGCCTAGCTCTCATTCCCACACCCTCCTCAGTGGGGGCTCATGCCCTGGAGGGCAGTCTCTTTCTTACACATCTGAGCTGCCCTGATTGAGAATGTGCTGTGTTCTGTTGACCTGAGATTGGGTGGGTGTGGTTCCCATCCGGGGCTACTTGGTCCACTCCCTTCTCTATCCCTCACAGAATGTGGTTTCCAgtgccttcctcctcctgctcatctTTGGATACACTGTTCACTTGGTTTTTGATCCTCCTTTCTCGCTGTGGACATGAGACCCTAGTTAGCACCCCCTTACCCCCCAGCGCAGACATTGTTCACTCTGTGCTAAGCTCACCCCCATCCTCTGCTGTCTGGGGAAGCTGCTGCACCACTTGAACTTCCTCCAGCCCCTTAAGTCTGTCCGTCAGAGGTCCGGGCCTGTGCCTCTGGTTGTTTGGTGAGTGTCCATCACGAAGAGGGTATGCGGAGCCAGGGTGCCCTCCTCCACTTGGGCCCCAGGCCCGAGGACTTGCCTTCTATCCTGGCTTCCACATTCAGCTCAGCTGATAATGGTTGTGAAGATGTCCCCTGTGACACCATTTTATCCAAACAGAGAAGAAATCGAGAAGCAGAAAGCAAAGGAGCGTTACATGAAAATGCATTTAGCTGGGAAGACAGAGCAAGCCAAAGCTGACCTTGCCCGGCTGGCGATCATCCGGAAACAGCGGGAAGAGGCtgccaggaagaaagaagaagagaggaaaggtaAGTGGTGAGCTCGTCTGGCTGCCTGACTCTGGTTCTGGGCAAGCCACCAAACCCTGCGCTTCAGTGTCCTTGTTGTGTGATGGGATGGGGTTGGGTTGTTGGCTAGAGACCCAGCCTGTGGGTACATGCATGTACCTTTCTCGTCACGTGGAGGTGGGCGTTCCTGCCCACCACGTCCTAGGGTGCGGGGAGTGTCCAGCAGCAGCCCGGAGTCAGACTAGGGTTTGAATCTAAGCAGAGCACCGTGCACAGCAGCCGACGGAAGCCGCAGGGATGCAGCTAGGGCATACCTTCAAGGTTGGACGGTCCTGCTAAGGTATCTGGTACCTTGTGCAGTGGGGAGAGCTGCCTCGGGTAACCGCTGTCCATCTGAGGGGCTTGAGAGGGTAGGGCAGGCGTGGGCTGGACCTCACATGCACCCCGGATGAAATCTGGCCCAGCTCTCCCTCTTCCGTGCTCTCCCTCCAGTGGGGTCAGAGGTTGGTGGCGGCAGCCGTGGGGAGTTGGTCTGGTTTATAGGCGCATTTGACTCATGACTTTCCGCCTCCTGGTCTCACGCACCCCTCTACACGTGGGGCCACAAGAGCCCTTAGGGATCTGCTGTCCTGCCTCCTCACCAAATCACGAGGAAACCGAGGCCTAGAAGGGGGAGATCAGCTGCCCCAGGGTTGTCACACTACCCTGGAGGTAGCCTGCTGTCCCAGCTCCCCACTGGTAGCTCTTTCCTCCCAGACCCCAAGCAGGAAAGGCCTTGGAATGTTGTTGCTGGTCGGAGGCTGCAGCGCCCACGGGGAGAGGGTGTAATTGTGGGGTTTCGCCTGGGGGTGGTTAGAGGTTCCTCTTTGCCCAGATTGTGTGGTGGGCTTGTGTCAGGGGGCAGCCCCCCAAATGTGACAGGAATGTCTGGACACCAGGGCGCAGCGGCTTCCACAGGAACCCTCTTCCCCCCGGGCCTGTTCCTCTGCCGGCTGAGCCCGTTGCCCCGAATGTTTCTGTGGTCTTCGAGCCCTCAGTGCCGTGCTCCCGGGGTGTGCGGGCGCATGTGTGTCGGAGGGGTGGTGTCACGTTAACACCTGCCCTTCCCTTCCCGCCCTCAGCAAAGGATGACGCGACTTTGTCGGGAAAACGGATGCAGTCGCTGTCCCTGAATAAGTAGCACGACCTGCGGGAGGAGGCACCAGGGGTCCGGCCGCGCCGCCAGGCCCTCTGCCGAGTCTCGCCTGCCCGGTCCTGGCGCCGCCGCAGCAGCAGCCCCTCACGGCAAGGAGCCCCCGCAGCCTGGGGCCTCCTTTTCATCTTGGCACAGAAATTGTTtggggggatggtggggagggctggggggagggagcggCTGCTATCTTTGAGAC
The sequence above is drawn from the Neomonachus schauinslandi chromosome 5, ASM220157v2, whole genome shotgun sequence genome and encodes:
- the PDAP1 gene encoding 28 kDa heat- and acid-stable phosphoprotein; the encoded protein is MPKGGRKGGHKGRARQYTSPEEIDAQLQAEKQKAREEEEQGEEGGDGAAGDPKKEKKSLDSDESEDEEDDYQQKRKGVEGLIDIENPNRVAQTTKKVTQLDLDGPKELSRREREEIEKQKAKERYMKMHLAGKTEQAKADLARLAIIRKQREEAARKKEEERKAKDDATLSGKRMQSLSLNK